The proteins below come from a single Thermodesulfobacteriota bacterium genomic window:
- the hemA gene encoding glutamyl-tRNA reductase, with the protein MHNIIVVGLNHKTAPIELREKLYFPSEHIEDPLKRVASLPHLSEALILSTCNRVEIVAVTKNIREGTEEIRNFLSSYHGISMNQLVSCLYSYDSYDAIKHIFHVASGLDSMVVGEPQILGQLKDAYSLANKHKTSDVILHRFLHRAFSVAKKVRTETKIATSAVSISYAAVELAKKIFDSLKDKVVMLIGAGEMSELAARHLLSHGVREILIANRTHSRAVKLAEELGGRPVVFEDLTLFLSQVDIVISSTASAHYIIRSDDVVRVLKIRKYKPMFFIDIAVPRDIDPRINDISNVYLYDIDDLKGVVDTNIKMREEEAKKAERIIEKEIEQFNKWLGTLNAVPTVISLRERFEEIRKKEVEKAISSLNGSSEIDAKVLDALTISIINKILHYPVTKLKMLDNTREGNYFVDAVRKLFDLEEK; encoded by the coding sequence ATGCACAACATAATCGTTGTAGGTTTAAATCATAAGACGGCTCCTATTGAATTGAGGGAGAAGCTCTACTTTCCATCAGAACACATTGAAGACCCTCTGAAAAGGGTAGCAAGCCTCCCCCATCTCAGCGAGGCATTGATACTATCTACCTGTAATAGGGTAGAGATTGTAGCAGTCACCAAAAATATTCGAGAAGGAACAGAGGAAATCAGGAATTTCCTGTCTTCCTATCATGGTATATCAATGAACCAGTTAGTCTCCTGCCTGTACTCTTATGACTCTTACGATGCTATTAAACATATATTCCATGTTGCTTCCGGCTTAGATTCTATGGTTGTTGGAGAACCTCAGATATTAGGCCAGTTGAAAGATGCCTATAGTTTGGCTAACAAGCATAAAACCTCTGATGTAATACTCCATAGGTTTCTTCACAGGGCTTTTTCAGTTGCCAAAAAAGTAAGAACAGAGACCAAAATCGCTACGTCTGCGGTCTCTATAAGCTATGCTGCTGTTGAATTGGCCAAAAAGATTTTTGATAGTTTAAAGGATAAGGTCGTTATGCTCATTGGTGCGGGAGAGATGTCTGAACTGGCAGCCAGACATCTACTGAGCCATGGAGTAAGGGAAATCCTGATTGCCAACAGAACGCATAGTAGGGCAGTAAAGTTAGCAGAAGAGCTAGGTGGCAGACCTGTTGTTTTCGAAGATCTTACCCTGTTTCTGTCCCAGGTAGATATTGTGATAAGTTCTACCGCTTCTGCCCATTATATCATAAGGTCTGATGATGTGGTGAGAGTCCTTAAGATACGAAAGTACAAACCTATGTTCTTTATTGATATTGCCGTGCCCCGGGATATTGACCCCAGGATAAACGATATTAGCAATGTCTACCTTTACGATATAGACGACCTGAAAGGGGTAGTTGATACCAATATAAAAATGCGGGAGGAAGAGGCAAAAAAGGCTGAAAGGATTATAGAAAAGGAAATAGAGCAGTTCAATAAATGGTTGGGGACGTTAAATGCTGTTCCTACGGTTATTTCTCTCAGGGAAAGATTCGAGGAAATCAGAAAGAAGGAAGTGGAAAAGGCTATCTCCAGTTTGAATGGAAGTTCAGAGATTGATGCAAAAGTGCTGGATGCTCTGACGATTTCAATTATTAATAAGATTCTTCACTATCCTGTAACTAAATTAAAGATGCTGGATAATACCCGTGAGGGAAATTACTTTGTTGATGCTGTGAGGAAACTATTCGACCTGGAAGAGAAATAG